In the Sphingobacterium sp. PCS056 genome, GTCATTGTTAGGAACGTTAATAAAAATGATTTCATATTAAAGTTTTATGGTTTTGTACCTAGAATAATAAAAGGGGTAAATTTTGTTTGGATATTTATACATTGAATTGGAACAAAATCAACCTATTGAATATATTCTTTTACCTTCAATAGGTTGCAGTTAAGATTTACATATCCATTTCTTTGCGGTATTCTCTAGGACTTTTTTGCATAATAGTCTTAAAGAATTTATTAAAGTTAGTCAGGTTTTGATAACCACTTTGATAGCAGATTTCAGAAATCGAAAGTTGTTTATTCATCAATAATTTACACGCATGCCCTATACGCATTTCATTGACAAATTTGGAAAATGATTTTTGAGTATGGCGTTTAAAAAAACGACAAAATGCATTTGGGGTCATATTGACTAATTCTGCCGCCACTCCTAATGAGACTTCTTCACTGAAGTTCTGCATAACATAAATGTATACATTATTAATCCGATTGGTTTCTTGTTCGCTAAAACTAGGTTTGTATCCTTCTGAAGCTAAATTCTCACATTCATTTGCTTGATGAAGCAATTCAATAAGATTTAGAAATCCAGTGATTCTTGAAAAACTTTTTTTCTGAGCTAAACTTTTAATTAATTCGGTAGCTTTCTCTAAGGTTTGTCCGTGAAATCTTAATCCTCTTTTTGACCTTTTGATGAATTGTTGCATAGCACTAATGGTTGCTTGATCATCTGTAAGTCGAAGTAAAAAATCTGCTGGAAAATAGAGGACGATTGCTCTTGCACGTTCATCATGTTGAGGATTAAGAAAAATATCGTCATTACGCCAGATGTGAGGGATATTAGGCCCCATGAGGACAAGGTCACCAGCATTAAAACTATCAACATGATTGCCTACAACGCGTTTGCCATAACTTTCTAAAATCAGGACGAGTTCACATAATTCATGAAAATGTAAAGGATTGCTCAAAAACTCCTGATCGACTTGTTTAATCAGAATAGTTTTCTCATGAGGTGGAGATAGTTCAATAAATTGTTCTTTCATAAGAGGTTATGATCATATAATTGTGTTGCAAATATATGTAATAATTTTTCGAATGAAACAATACTGATTGATTTTGATTGATAGTAGTTATTAATAGGTGTAAAAAGTTTTATTTCGTGTGTATCAAGTTTTAGTTTGTTGTTCGTAGGAGCGATAACTTTGAATTATATGTACGCCTGTTCGTATCATAGAAAGTGATAGTAAATCTTTTATGTGTATAATAACCAATTTTTAGAATGAAGATGTTGAAATTAGTAGTGATATTTTTGTTTTTAGCTGTTTCTCATCTCGGTGTTTTGGGGCAGGAGTTCGCTTATGAGTTACCAAAAAAAACAAGCCAGGTCAAAAATCCTGTACTATCACTCAACGGAGAGTGGCAGTTTCAATTTGATAAGCAATCCGATTGGACACCAATACAAGTACCGGGGGAAGCCGTGATGCAAGGGTATGGAATAGAACATGACAAATCCTTTTTTTATAAAAGAAAGTTTACGCTTCCAAAAGATTTTAAGGGGAAAAAGATTGTTTTGAGATTTGATGGTGTCTATAGTCAAGCGACATTAAATATTAATGGAAAGATAATCAGAACCCATAAAGGTGGCTTTACACGCTGGGAAACGGATATCAGTCCTTATGTTAATTTTGATAAGGAAAATGAACTATTATTGGAAGTTAAAGATAAACTGGAGGATATATCTTACGCTTCGGGGTATGCACATCATCCGATTGGAGGGATATTAAGAGATGTTACCCTATTTGCAACTGCTACAAATAGTATACATGATTTTGGTGTTGAAACGGATTTAGATCAGCATTTTAAGGATGCTGTCTTACGATTAAATTATACGTTGGAAGAGGCGCAAGGAGTTACTGTTCATTATGCATTATATGACAGTAAGAATAACCTCGTTCCTGAGTCTGAACAACAATTTGTGGTAAACAAAGGTCACAATAGCAATAGTTTTCCAATAGCTAATCCTTTGAAATGGGATGCTGAACATCCTAATCTTTATCGTCTTGACGTTAAAATTAAAAAAGACGGTAATGATACGTATGCGTTTAGTAAAGCGATCGGATTTCGTGAAGTTAAGATTGTTGAAGACCAGATGTTTGTGAATGGGAAACCTGTTAAATTAAGAGGGGCTAATCGTCATGATGTTCATCCTACTTTAGGCCGTGTTAGTGTACCTTACTACGATAGTTTGGATGTTAAATTGTTTAAAGATGCTCATATTAATTTTGTAAGAACTTCACATTATCCGCCATCAGAACGATTTGTTGAATTCTGTAACCGCTATGGAATTTATGTAGAAGTAGAAACAGCTGTTTGTTTTGTTGATACCTATAGACAAAAGAATTATGCACCTGGCGCTACTCAAAATGATCCCAATCACACGGATCAATATCTGAGCCAATGTCGCGAAATGGTCAATACTTTTAGAACACATCCATCGGTTATTATCTGGTCTATTGGAAATGAATCTATCTACGGAAGTAATTTCAGAAAAAGTTGGGATCTGGTTAAAAATGCCGATCAAACCAGGCCTGTTATCTGGAGTTACCCAGGATCGCAATCTAGTGATGCGAAGATTTATGAAATATTGAGTATGCACTATCAGGATGTTAATGGTAACCTGACACAGTTTGGAAAGACAACCAAAGGATATGAAGGACATGGTATACCTGCTTTGTTTGATGAGTGGGCACATCCTGCTTGTTACACTTATCAAACCTTACGTGATGATCCGAATATTAGAGAATTTTGGGGAATCTCGATGGATATGATGTGGGGAAGGTTATTTCCGACCAAAGGTGGATTGGGTGGTGCGATCTGGGGATATGTAGATGATACGTTTAATATTCCGCAAAATTTAAAAAAAGGTACACCATTTTGGAATGAATTTGCAAAATCTGCTAAGCCAGAGGGATATCAAGGCCATGCTGTAGGATATGGAGAATGGGGTATTGTTGATGTGTGGAGAAGACTTAAACCTGAATTCTGGTCGACGAAGAAAGCACAGTCTCCCATTCGGATATTAAATGAGGGCAAGATCGTGAAAAAGTTTTCGGCTAATAAACAAATTCTATTTGATGTGTACAATCGGTATGATCACACCAATTTGAATGAAGTAAAATTAGCATATACTTATGAAGGACGTACGAAGACAATTGCCTTGCCTTCCATTGAACCCCATGCTAAAGGACAATTTGAATTACCGGCGGAAGAATGGAAAGAGGGTAGTGCAGTACGCTTAAACTTTATTGATCAGGAAGGTCGTGTCGTGGATACTTACGAATACTATTTTGGTGAACGACCTATCGATATGCCCGAAGCTTCACATAAAGGGAAACTTAAACTGGTGGAAAGTAAAGAAAATTTTATCATCAAGGGACATAATTTTGAAATACCTATTTCGAAGGAAACAGGGTTGATTGAAGGTGCAACTACTAATGGGAAGGTGTTTATCGAAAAAGGACCTTTCTTGAATATGGATGTAAACCTGAATCATTTAACGGGTGCAGAGATTAGAAAAAGTGCAAATAAATATTTGATTTACGATAAAGATTGGAAGAAAACTACTGTTAAGTGTGAAATAAAAGATGGAATTGCGTTTATTTCTATTGCTGGATCTTATCAGGGTTTACAAGTATATTTTGATATTATGATTAAGCAAGAGGGGGAAATGACAACTGCTTATCGAACTGTGGGAGAGCCTAATGGGTACTTGAGGGAGATCGGAGTAAAGTATTATATGCCTAATGATCTGGATCATCTGAAGTGGAAGAGAGATGGATATTGGAATTATTACCCGGAAGGAGAGTTCGCAGGGAATGAGGGTACTGCCGATCTTTATAAAAGTAAACAAGCGGATTATGGTGTGAAACCGACTCAAGGATGGGATCAAGACACGCATAATTATTATTACTGGTCCGATAGAGGTGCTCGAAGTGAACATCCATTGACCAATAAAGCAAAAAGTATGAAAGAGCATGCGTTTTATTACACCCTTTCTTCAGGGAAGTCATCCCGGGTTTCTGTGATAGCACCAAAGGGTGATGTTGCTTGTCGCATAGACCGTATGGAGGGTGAGCAAGTTATACTGTTTGTCAATAACAAATGGGATTATCCTGAAATTGCCTGGGGGAACTACTGCAAAACGTTAGAAGCGTCTCCATGTAACGGTGCTATAACCTTAAGATTTTAATTATAAAATTAACTACATATGTTAACTTGGATTGATCAATTGATCTATGTGCTGTACTTCATTCTTGTGGGTGGATATGGATATTATATCTATAAGAAAAAGGAGACTTCGGGCTCTTTAAGTCATGATTTTTTCCTCGCAGAGGGATCATTAGCATGGTGGGCGATTGGAGCGTCCATCATTGCTTCTAATATATCTGCAGAACAGTTTATCGGAATGTCTGGTTCCGGATTTGCCCTGGGGATTGCAATTGCTTCCTACGAATGGATGGCAGCCCTAGGTTTGATCATTGTCGCGGTATTCTTTTTGCCTATTTATCTGAGGAACAAGATTTATACGATGCCCGAATTTCTGAGAAAGCGGTTTGATAATCGGGTGAGTATGATCATGGCTGTGTTTTGGGTCTTGGTATATGTTTTTGTTAATCTTACATCAATCCTATATTTGGGAGCTTTGGCAATACATGCAATTGCGGATGTTCCATTTGTATGGTGTATCTGGATTTTGGCCATATTGGCTGGATTTATTGCCTTGGGGGGAATGAAAGTCATTGGTTATACGGATGTAGTACAGGTAGTCCTGTTAATTATCGGTGGCTTGACCACAACTTATATTGCACTAAGCTTGGTAGCTGATGCTGAAGGATTGTCAGGGTGGTGGAATGGCTTGAAAGTATTGAAAGCAGAGGTGCCTTCTCATTTTCATCTTTTTATTGAAAAAGGACAATTGACTAAACCCGATGGTGGTGATGCTTACATGGATCTACCGGGCTGGTCCGTGCTGATAGGTGGTATGTGGATTATGAATCTTTCTTATTGGGGTTGTAATCAGTATATAACACAACGGGCATTAGGAGCTAAAAATCTAGCCACTGCGCAACAGGGGATGTTATTTGCCGCATTTATGAAATTACTGATGCCTTTGATTGTCGTTTTACCAGGTATTGCTGCATTTTATCTGTATCAGAGTGGGAATAATCCGCTATTTCAAAACGGTATGATGGACGGAGATATCGTTAAGCCTGATAAAGCGTATCCATTACTGTTATCGATTTTGCCTACTGGATTTAAAGGAATGGCTTTTGCCGCATTGACGGCAGCTATTGTGGCTTCATTAGCTGGCAAAGTGAATAGTATTGCGACAATTGTATCGCTGGATATTTATAAAAATACGCAAACCAAACCGATTGAAGAGTCTTTTTTAGTCAAATTGGGTAAAATCTCGGTTGTAGTTTCGCTATTTATTGGAGCTGCATTAGCACCATTATTAAGTAATCTGGATCAAGGGTTTCAATTTATTCAAGAATTTACGGGCTTTATAACACCTGGTGTACTGGCTATTTTCTTAATGGGTATTTTGACAAAATGGACAACTTCTAACGCCGCTATTGGTGGAGCGCTATCGACTTTCTTTTATTCGATTTTGTTTAAGAATGTATGGTTGGATCAGATGCCTTTTATGAATCGTATTCTTGTGGTTTTTGTCTGTACAGTGATCACGATGACGGTCATTAGTGTCTTTGATAAGAAAAGAAAAAAGCAGCAGGAATTGATCTTAGAGAAGGAAATGTTTGTGGTGTCAGATTTATTTAAAGTGGTTAGTTTGTTAATTATAGGCGTGTTGACCGCCTTGTATATCGTTTTTTGGTAATCAATAATAATAGCAATAATAAAAAATATAAAATGGAGACAAATTTGCAAGTAGAGTGGAACAATGATAAGGAATTATTCGCGCTGATCCGCAGAGAATTATTTACAGCAGTCATTGGTGATATTATGGATAAGATGGGGATGTACCATCAGTTTTTACCACCAAATATCCGTTCCATTCGTGACGATATGTTTGTTGTAGGAAGAGCAATGACTGTATTGGAAGCCGATGTGAGTTCATTGGGAGAGTCAACATCTAAAAATCCGGTTCTAGCTAAAACTTTTGGTTATATGCTGGAAGCTTTGGATGATCTTAAAGAGGATGAAATCTATATTTGTAGTGGTTCGTCACCAAGTTATGCTTTGTGGGGTGAAATCATGAGCGCACGAGCAAAAATGTTGGGTGCTGCTGGTGCGATTGTAAATGGTTATTCTAGAGATACGAATGGTATATTAGCACTAGATTTTCCTTGTTTCTCCATGGGCAATTATGCACAGGATCAAGCTCCTCGTGGCAAGGTGATTGATTGGAGAGTGCCCATATGCATCAACAATATTATGATTCAAGATGGAGATATTTTAATCGGAGATATTGATGGTGTTTGTTTAGTGCCGAAGGAGCATGAAGTCGAAGTTTTTACTCGGGCATTGGAAAAAGCTCGAAGTGAAAAAGTTGTTTTGAAAAAGGTTTTAGAGGGTATGGGTGCTAAAGAAGCTTTTGATACCTATGGTATCATGTAATAAGAAGCTTATTACTCATCAACGAACAATTTTTGAAATTATACATAAACCGAGCGTGTGAGCTCAAGATGTAATGTTATTCTGATGAATATAATAAAGATTAACGCAGTAATGGTTGTACTGCTACTGGGGTTTGGACACTTAGGTCTAGCGCAGCAAAGTGCTAACATAAAAATACTTTCTCCTTTACCTGCGAAGGTGGAAGGTATCGATCAACCGCAGATCTCATTAAATGGAGTATGGTCCTTTCGGGTTGAAAATGGAAAACCGACGACTATAAAAGTTCCTGGTGAATGGGAAATGCAAGGATATGAGGTTAAAGCGGGTGAAAAAGCGGTTTATGAAAAACAGATTTCTATTCCCGAATCTTGGAAAGATAAACGTATTGCTCTAAAATTTGATGCTGTTAGTTCAAATGCTGTGGTGAAAATGAATGGGCAATATATAGGAGAACATGAAGGAGGTTTTGTTGCTTTTGAAATGGATATTACGAAAGCAGTGAAGTCTGGTACTAACATCTTGACTGTTGAGGTACGTGCCAATACGATCAGTGATATTCTTTCGTGTGTGTCCCAGTACGCAGCGCATACGGTTGGCGGTATTTTGAGGAAAGTGACTTTATTTGCGCTTCCTGAGACTCATGTTGCTGATTTAGATGTGGAGGTTAAATTTGATCCTAAATATCAAGATGCTAAACTTCATTTGCAGGCACTTGTGGCTAATAATACATCCGGAAATCAAGATCTAGCTATTCAATATACGCTAAAAGATAAAAGTGGTAAAACTGTTTTTGAAAAGAAAACAGCTGAAAAATCGGCGACAGGAAATCAGACAATACCGTTTGATTTGGATATTCAGGTATCAAAGCCTAAGCATTGGACTGCTGAAAGTCCGTATTTGTATGAATTGACTACCTCA is a window encoding:
- a CDS encoding AraC family transcriptional regulator, giving the protein MKEQFIELSPPHEKTILIKQVDQEFLSNPLHFHELCELVLILESYGKRVVGNHVDSFNAGDLVLMGPNIPHIWRNDDIFLNPQHDERARAIVLYFPADFLLRLTDDQATISAMQQFIKRSKRGLRFHGQTLEKATELIKSLAQKKSFSRITGFLNLIELLHQANECENLASEGYKPSFSEQETNRINNVYIYVMQNFSEEVSLGVAAELVNMTPNAFCRFFKRHTQKSFSKFVNEMRIGHACKLLMNKQLSISEICYQSGYQNLTNFNKFFKTIMQKSPREYRKEMDM
- a CDS encoding glycoside hydrolase family 2 protein, with the protein product MLKLVVIFLFLAVSHLGVLGQEFAYELPKKTSQVKNPVLSLNGEWQFQFDKQSDWTPIQVPGEAVMQGYGIEHDKSFFYKRKFTLPKDFKGKKIVLRFDGVYSQATLNINGKIIRTHKGGFTRWETDISPYVNFDKENELLLEVKDKLEDISYASGYAHHPIGGILRDVTLFATATNSIHDFGVETDLDQHFKDAVLRLNYTLEEAQGVTVHYALYDSKNNLVPESEQQFVVNKGHNSNSFPIANPLKWDAEHPNLYRLDVKIKKDGNDTYAFSKAIGFREVKIVEDQMFVNGKPVKLRGANRHDVHPTLGRVSVPYYDSLDVKLFKDAHINFVRTSHYPPSERFVEFCNRYGIYVEVETAVCFVDTYRQKNYAPGATQNDPNHTDQYLSQCREMVNTFRTHPSVIIWSIGNESIYGSNFRKSWDLVKNADQTRPVIWSYPGSQSSDAKIYEILSMHYQDVNGNLTQFGKTTKGYEGHGIPALFDEWAHPACYTYQTLRDDPNIREFWGISMDMMWGRLFPTKGGLGGAIWGYVDDTFNIPQNLKKGTPFWNEFAKSAKPEGYQGHAVGYGEWGIVDVWRRLKPEFWSTKKAQSPIRILNEGKIVKKFSANKQILFDVYNRYDHTNLNEVKLAYTYEGRTKTIALPSIEPHAKGQFELPAEEWKEGSAVRLNFIDQEGRVVDTYEYYFGERPIDMPEASHKGKLKLVESKENFIIKGHNFEIPISKETGLIEGATTNGKVFIEKGPFLNMDVNLNHLTGAEIRKSANKYLIYDKDWKKTTVKCEIKDGIAFISIAGSYQGLQVYFDIMIKQEGEMTTAYRTVGEPNGYLREIGVKYYMPNDLDHLKWKRDGYWNYYPEGEFAGNEGTADLYKSKQADYGVKPTQGWDQDTHNYYYWSDRGARSEHPLTNKAKSMKEHAFYYTLSSGKSSRVSVIAPKGDVACRIDRMEGEQVILFVNNKWDYPEIAWGNYCKTLEASPCNGAITLRF
- a CDS encoding sodium:solute symporter family transporter is translated as MLTWIDQLIYVLYFILVGGYGYYIYKKKETSGSLSHDFFLAEGSLAWWAIGASIIASNISAEQFIGMSGSGFALGIAIASYEWMAALGLIIVAVFFLPIYLRNKIYTMPEFLRKRFDNRVSMIMAVFWVLVYVFVNLTSILYLGALAIHAIADVPFVWCIWILAILAGFIALGGMKVIGYTDVVQVVLLIIGGLTTTYIALSLVADAEGLSGWWNGLKVLKAEVPSHFHLFIEKGQLTKPDGGDAYMDLPGWSVLIGGMWIMNLSYWGCNQYITQRALGAKNLATAQQGMLFAAFMKLLMPLIVVLPGIAAFYLYQSGNNPLFQNGMMDGDIVKPDKAYPLLLSILPTGFKGMAFAALTAAIVASLAGKVNSIATIVSLDIYKNTQTKPIEESFLVKLGKISVVVSLFIGAALAPLLSNLDQGFQFIQEFTGFITPGVLAIFLMGILTKWTTSNAAIGGALSTFFYSILFKNVWLDQMPFMNRILVVFVCTVITMTVISVFDKKRKKQQELILEKEMFVVSDLFKVVSLLIIGVLTALYIVFW
- a CDS encoding RraA family protein, yielding METNLQVEWNNDKELFALIRRELFTAVIGDIMDKMGMYHQFLPPNIRSIRDDMFVVGRAMTVLEADVSSLGESTSKNPVLAKTFGYMLEALDDLKEDEIYICSGSSPSYALWGEIMSARAKMLGAAGAIVNGYSRDTNGILALDFPCFSMGNYAQDQAPRGKVIDWRVPICINNIMIQDGDILIGDIDGVCLVPKEHEVEVFTRALEKARSEKVVLKKVLEGMGAKEAFDTYGIM